The following proteins are encoded in a genomic region of Drosophila miranda strain MSH22 chromosome 4, D.miranda_PacBio2.1, whole genome shotgun sequence:
- the LOC117188994 gene encoding DNA-directed RNA polymerase III subunit RPC7-like, translated as MAGRGHKGKTGTLTVDQLAALGYVKNLPPVQSALQTTFPPVINKPIAVETTAAEAYQLMWKAKFLNRMRDSPYYIVSESQENSEQKVGREKALGPAKVKKLPEFNYKTMPKELNMSNTKRQGEDPQPKLLAKKTNIEESLKVLEQTELKTGDENEQDDAEKEQDDAEKEQDDAESEQDDAEKESEQDDEIDDPEAALDHEMDDENDYGNSYFDNGEDYSEEDDNLSDGPVI; from the exons ATGGCAGGACGTGGGCATAAAGGAAAGACTGGCACACTTACGGTCGATCAATTGGCGGCGCTTGGCTATGTGAAAAATCTCCCCCCCGTACAGTCAGCGCTGCAGACAACATTTCCGCCAGTGATAAATAAGCCCATTGCCGTCGAG ACAACAGCCGCAGAGGCCTATCAGCTGATGTGGAAGGCAAAGTTTTTGAATCGCATGCGGGATTCGCCGTATTACATTGTTTCAGAGAGCCAGGAAAATTCAGAGCAAAAAGTCGGTCGAGAG AAAGCTCTAGGGCCAGCGAAGGTGAAAAAGCTGCCCGAGTTCAACTACAAAACCATGCCCAAGGAACTAAACATGTCGAATACCAAGCGACAGGGCGAGGATCCGCAACCCAAGTTGCTGGCCAAGAAGACCAACATTGAAGAAAGTCTGAAAGTTCTAGAACAGACGGAGTTGAAAACAGGCGACGAGAATGAGCAAGACGACGCCGAGAAAGAGCAAGACGACGCCGAGAAAGAGCAAGACGACGCTGAAAGTGAGCAAGATGATGCCGAGAAGGAATCTGAACAGGACGACGAAATAGACGATCCTGAGGCGGCACTAGACCATGAAATGGATGACGAGAACGACTATGGCAATAGCTATTTCGACAATGGCGAAGACTACAGCGAAGAGGATGACAACCTGTCTGATGGCCCCGTTATATAA